The Argiope bruennichi chromosome 5, qqArgBrue1.1, whole genome shotgun sequence genome segment aataaacgAAGTAAagtattctgattttaaaaaaagctgcataccgtttaaaattattctttggcTTTATCTACCTGTGTGAATCTACCTTTTCAACGATGAACGTTtacttagaatccagtgcaagattagcagttagtaattatataccgagatattcaagTCTGGCAGACAGTATGTAGACTAAGTCTACAACCAACTAGAACTACGGAAACTAACTTTAtataaagtgatttattttttaatgtatttgtaattgtttgatattatatgCATCATTTGATGTTATTATATttgttgctattattattatgtttgtatttcgtttttattattatactcgTATCActatgtaggtaagtacatattccgcatttgtaattaaattataacaaatatagtAGACCTATTTTTAGATCACCACACCTACGCCACTAGGTGTATTGCAAAAAAATAGAAGTACCCCGTAACCCGGAAAAGTCTACTCACTCCTTGTCGTGACTATATTACGTGGGTTTATGTGAACAGTGAGTGGAACAGATATAAGCTTTTCAAAATAATGCGGCTATAATAACCGTCACAATTtgatgcctaaaaatattttttgaaccaATCATGAACTTTAAGTTATGTATAAgaaacttaattgaaaataatgcattcctggagaacaaatttttttccaaaattggaatagtaataataataataaatatacaaattaaatatgctaataaGGCAATGTCAAAAATTTCTcgtaacattattaaaatatcaagaaatagtaaaaatatttcatttgaataaattcataaaagtatCAGTTGTTCTTCGAAGATGCAGTCCAACAATTgcaatcaattattaataaaaaatggtttttataaatttgacaaCTGTCTGATTTCAGTTTTATACAATTCcttctaaaacaatgaaattgtttccataagtatattaaatgaaaaaattgtaaacattctAAGGAAAATCATCATTCCGTTTATGAAATCTATCAAacgatttctgtaaaatttctttaaccctctgactgtgtaattttttaaaatctctatttggatgcgatgtttgcaaataagttctaatgtttttaaagcaaagtgaactgataccataatgttacacgataataataggatataataaaaatctgtaaaatcgTAAAAATTAATGCTCTATAAACTGCTAAAAAGGctggatgcaacagaaaatgggcAGATTTCCAACCTATAGAAATCGCGGGATAAGCAACTGGAGCATTAACTTTACTGGTTTGAattatacaacaatattttatcaaCATTAGTTTATTTCTCTTAAaccaaatgttaataaaatatttgtaggcGTTTGTCATAGCTAAATATCACGTTGATAAAATTATGATactttataaatatcaataaatttacaCCAGACATTTCgtcatatatttgatataaaatttctcaGAGGTTTGAATTGTAATTAGAAGAGAATTATCTAATACAATTACAgcgtaaattaaaatattcaataatttctttaaaaacatgtatAATAAGCCAAGAATATCTGGTAATTGAATAATAgcgaattaaaataacaatgaatcaAGATAATTCATTATCttgattgatttatatttatattaatttatttgtaacttCAGGCCATTTGGAACAGCATGATTTAATAAACTATGCAGTTTAATAAATGTGTCTGGGAAATATGCTCACGATAATAGATAAATCTCTGAACTAAATCAATACATAATTATATTCCTTGCCCAAAGAAACATTTTTCCAACTGAACTTTgccatttgaacaaaaaaaaacatttgttttagttattttaaattgtagtAATAGTtggtatttaaattattcttattactgCAATCTGACCCCTGGCGTCAGATAAAGATTGGGAACCAAAAGAAAATAGAGCTTATTtttaagagtttaattttttaagcatacaCATTAAAGTGgtaactgttttcatttttttttttttttttgtataaatattcaaAGAGAAGACaagttgatttaatttattaatcttaacttttaatcaaaattgaataattaaaaataaattttgtctgtGAAATCTCTATGGTAAAAACTTTTCTTCTTCAAACTTCTAAGAGTTAATATTCTTATGCAGTTTTTTGGTTCACGTTTTAAGCACTAAACTTCTTGAATTTTATcgatttatcttaaattttctaatccattaataaaattaattacttactgcatttaaaacttgaaacaaaatttagcatgaaaattttactaaaaaataattgaaaattactttaatccCTTTCTTTATACGCCCTTATagagatatataataatttttagacatTAGCAAATATATTGAAATGGTAAGAAATATGCTGAATAttggatatataaaatatactgaatactgaatattgaaaatatactgaatattgaatatataaaatatactgaatattgaatatataaaatatactgaatattgaatatataaaatatactgaatacccgaaatatatatttatcagttTCAATAGTCCAATTTCAAagcataaataattcttatttctttctgaTTTATTCGTTTATGTTATTAGAAATGGATTAAAACTCAGTTCAAATTAGCAAACGAAAATAAAAcaagtttctttcatttcttttttaattcgatcgagcaaacttcaaaaaaatctgACGTATATAAAGCTCTGAAAATACATATGTTATGTATGGTAATTCTATTTCTGCCTTAAGACTATGGGATTCaagttatttttcatatcttaactaataatttttcaaagtttttttttttcatattaattagaattcttaCTGACTTCTAGGAATTACGAAGAGTTGGaaataatttctcttctttttttttccattttaaatgtcttttcttttattttaactttgtgagattttaattttttaatcatgaattagAAGTTCCAATAATTTTGGAATAGTTTTAAATATctcaaaagtatcaaaatattgataggtttatcaaatttaatttttcaatatgcatttgaaaaatatttgttgctgtaatttacaaattaaaatcaactCGATTCTTTgtagttatttgttattttattttacatttaaaatccttttttaatgtttattgaaaatCTTTGATTAACTTTGATTTTATATACTTTCAAACGATAATAAACATATCAAGTTTgtgtttattatgaattttatgagCCATCAGATACTTGCAAACGACAATTGAAGCTTGacatacaaaataattcaaagcaatctgacatttcctcaaaaattctaagttaagaaataaattattcaacttaAACGAAAAACTGATAAAAGCTACAATAcattcatatttctgaaaagtgAGCATTTATTaacccttttattaaaaaaaaagctcaaaacaTATTTGTGAATAATGTACGacaatatattaacaatttcCAAGTAATTCACTCACATAAAgtcgtaaatttaaaaaaatgagtgttattttgtgaaatttattttacttttattacaaataaaggaTCATAAGAAATTGTTCATAaagtaaatttatctttaatattataaattcacatTGGTCtcaaaagcatttttcctttcaCTGCACGGAAAAAACCGAAAGGAAAAAGCTAAGTTATAGCACCAAAGAAACAGATCACTCTATATTTTACCATTGTTGACTCCCGTTACAAATCATCTCTCCCCTTAAGAAGGCgacaagaagaaaagaaaacccTAAGGCCTCATCAAGGGATCAGAAACAAAACTCTTGTCTCTCGCGTTGTGGGGAGGTTTAAAAATTCCCACACGGTTTGTTCCATGACTATGACTCGGCTCGACTCTCCCGTTCTATTTCTGGCACAGCCAGAAACCCCTACGTTATCACCACAAACAAGAGTATAAATCAGAAAAAGGACTGGGATTTTTGGTACTTAAACCGTTTTCTTCACTTTTGGGTTAAGAATCTCGAGTAGAGTGAACTCGAGGTGAATTTTCGGTTGAAGATTTGCATGGATTTCTTAAATAAGACAAGGCATAGTGATGAGAGTATTTATTTGATCTTTTTAAAAGAGTTTCTTTCTTttagatgcaattttttaataggTTCGCTTTTATAACTCAAGCCTGCGATTggaacaatctttttttttttgccatttcttaaatgtaatataaaagtacatttaaGTAAAGGTAACTCATCTAACTAAAATAACTGTGTCGTGAATTCAACATGCTAACATATTTGCAACAAACATTAGCATTTACCAAGTGTCATTTATTTCACACTTTcgaggaaatttttaattttgttatataattcatttcattatatatataattcggttttcattaaatattttttagtaaaaattgtaGTAAGAAACTAACTGATATTATCGATTACTTAAGCATATTGTACACTTAAGGTTTAATAATATGAAGCTGAAGGAATTTGAGATAGTTTTCGGAAGTACAGTTTTGAAACATCAAGGCATAAtgataaatgtattcatttgatttttattttgaaagtaacgTGTTATCccaatattcttaattattttgaaattaacatattttcccaatattcttaattattttgaaattaacatattttcccaatattcttaattattttgaaattaacatattttttcaatattcttaattatttttaaattaacttattttcctaataattattttgaaattaatatattttcccaatattcttaattattttgaaaatgacgtattttcccaatatttttaattattttgaaaataacgtataaataaattataataaaaattcgtttGTTTCAATTCTGTACAAATAAGCTGCCATAGATTCTCATCGTGCTGCCTTTAAATATAAGAAGATTTATCTTCTGCATATATCGTTGCATCTTTATACATATACATTTTCTGGCAAAAACTATTAAAAGTGGCGACAAGTTTTTCATAGCATTAAATCACAATCAGCAaaacaaaggaatttttaattccattatatatcttttaaaagtaaaatactgAAGTATAAcctcctaaatttttaattataaaactgcttataaaatattaacatattcaCCATAATTTCATTAGCATTTATTCGTGAAGTTTCTTGTGTAAAATTCTTACAATTGCTTCAGTTATAATTggtataaaataatcaaaacctTCGACACTTTTTCATGCATATATGatcgatttcatttaaaaaacgttTTCTATTCTTCTAGAAAATCTGCCTTTGGAATGCCGAATTTTTTCTGGATATAAATATGGACTGTAACTGTCATATGCAAAAACACatgtttttatgcaataaaaataaaatatttatacctgTATATTAAGGCACTGGAATCAGACGATAAGCTATAACACCATATAAAAATcgaattatataatacattaaaaaagaatttcttaatacGGATATTTGATTTCTAGTCAATTCATAGGTAATACAGAAAGAGCATTTATGGCATATATGGTagcaaatagatttttaatttcttgtaacaAGAAATTATAGTGGCTGTGAGAAAATTTTCTCAAATCCTATTTTTAGTACACGTAATTAATTTAACCATATCATCGTACTGTTAAAAGACATTTAGATTATCTAgcagttaaaaaagaattttagatacaaataaataattactattaactgacagaaagtttcaaaaaattaacagaaagatgTAACATCAAGCTGAATTTTAACCTATCTAAACAACATGTCAAAAAGAgtggaaaaaatttcttataccatatttttaatgctttcaataattttcttagtCATGGTAGCatataattaactaatatttggACTATCTATAGGTTTTAGAAAGATTTCTTGTTGCATAAACATATAGTAATTGGTAGATATTAATGGACAGATAACTgacagaaaaacaataaaaaagtactCAGAATAAGTTGTAataacatcaaaaaaaattttaacctaTCGAAGTAGCAAAGCATAGAGACTTGGGAAAGCTTACTTGTGTATATTTTTGTACacttaaaatgtttacttaacaGATATTTTGTACacttaaaatatatgcttaagCAAAAGCAAGCAATGACATTTGGGTTAACtagtatttttagaaatcattttctATTACAGATAGCCTATTGGAACTGTTAAAAGGTACTCACAGTAAGATGTGGTACCAGGCAGATTTATAGCCTCTCGGCCGTTCCAAGAAATTGTACACCAGGGCTTGTGACTTTCGGTATCGTGGTCCACGATGTCTGCCGGATTTGAGAGGTTTTCCCAGCAGACTGGTCCGGGACAACTGTGCCGGAGGGTAGCCGGAACTTTGCCGACGCTCGCCGGACTCAATCCGGCTGAGCTCGAGCGGTATAGCAGCCGTCTTGCAAGAATCGTTTTCTCTCTCTTGTAGAGCTTCTCTGGCTGCTAAATGTGCTTCGTTGGATGGAGGAGTGGTGGGGGTGCCATTTTTGTCGACGTGGTTCTGGAGGGAGGAGGGATTGGGAGGCTTAACTTTGTTGTTGTTAGCTGCCTCGGCCCCATACTCTTCGTATTCTCTAAACCACACGCTCCGGTAACGTTTCTGCCGGTACTCACTGATCAGAGCCACGACTCTCCTGTGGGGTTGAGCGCGAAAGTTCGAGGTTGCTTTGTCGAACCGAATGTTTGGAGAATACAGAACTAGTGGCAAAGCGAAGATTCAGAAGCTGTTGAATCTCCTCAGACACGTGACGTGGACGTCTTGTCCGGTGTCATATTGTATTGATCAAAAATGAATCAACAGTTCTAAAGTCCTAGAATTCGACAAATGTTAAACCCTACGTAGCACG includes the following:
- the LOC129968292 gene encoding uncharacterized protein LOC129968292, encoding MALSSPATSSIRFINRSTRKRFCHVFTGVACCLLIYCTSQKEEDGVTVLYSPNIRFDKATSNFRAQPHRRVVALISEYRQKRYRSVWFREYEEYGAEAANNNKVKPPNPSSLQNHVDKNGTPTTPPSNEAHLAAREALQERENDSCKTAAIPLELSRIESGERRQSSGYPPAQLSRTSLLGKPLKSGRHRGPRYRKSQALVYNFLERPRGYKSAWYHILLNSRTCYFLYLHGEFRRSEQQSTKQCISFFVRG